The Peribacillus sp. FSL E2-0218 genome contains a region encoding:
- a CDS encoding aromatic acid/H+ symport family MFS transporter, with protein MAKINTAEVIGNSRFNRFHFGLLAWCFVIILFDGYDLVIYGTVVPILTDEWNLTSVEAGAMGSYGLFGMMFGAIFFGILADRIGRKKVIAISLILFSLFTLLCGFVDTPSMFSTFRFLAGLGLGGVMPNVIALLTDYSPKRMRSMVVSIVLCGYSVGGMLAPILGIVLIPSVGWESIFWFAGIPLLFIPILLKRLPEATSHLIRVNRKEELLNILNRVDPANKCNMEDDILDLEKKDVNIPIIGLFKDSRTFGTLMFWTAYFMCLLMIFGLNTWLPKLMLEAGYALNSSLGFLVVLQGGAIAGTLIIAKLCDRYGFKRMLVPMYALGAISLTLMGMGGNLFWIYILVVVAGACTIGSQNLIQAFVSQYYPAVIRSTALGVASGIGRIGGMLGPILGGFLLSISLPIQLNFIAFAIPGLIAAIALSFVPVKQDYYKSDLSKPRAGMKVETKN; from the coding sequence ATGGCTAAAATCAACACGGCAGAGGTAATAGGCAACAGTCGATTTAACCGCTTTCATTTCGGTTTGCTAGCATGGTGCTTCGTAATTATCCTTTTTGATGGCTACGATCTTGTTATTTATGGGACAGTCGTTCCGATATTGACCGATGAGTGGAACCTCACTTCAGTCGAGGCAGGGGCCATGGGAAGCTACGGTTTGTTTGGAATGATGTTCGGGGCAATCTTTTTTGGCATATTGGCGGATCGGATTGGCAGAAAGAAAGTTATTGCCATCTCATTGATTTTATTTAGTTTATTTACGTTGTTATGTGGTTTTGTAGATACGCCTTCGATGTTTTCGACTTTTCGGTTTTTAGCGGGCTTGGGTCTGGGGGGCGTCATGCCAAATGTGATTGCTTTATTGACGGATTATTCACCGAAAAGGATGAGGAGCATGGTCGTTTCAATCGTTTTATGCGGTTATTCTGTTGGCGGAATGCTTGCCCCCATCCTTGGAATTGTACTTATACCCTCAGTAGGTTGGGAATCCATTTTCTGGTTTGCGGGTATACCATTGTTATTTATACCTATTTTGCTGAAGCGATTGCCGGAGGCCACGTCGCATCTTATCCGGGTTAATAGAAAAGAGGAATTGCTCAACATATTGAACAGGGTCGATCCAGCAAACAAATGTAATATGGAAGACGATATTTTAGATTTGGAAAAAAAGGATGTAAACATACCAATCATTGGGTTGTTTAAGGACTCTCGCACTTTTGGCACGCTGATGTTTTGGACTGCCTATTTTATGTGCTTGTTGATGATATTCGGATTGAATACATGGCTTCCAAAGCTGATGCTTGAGGCTGGATATGCACTGAACTCAAGCTTAGGTTTCTTGGTCGTCCTTCAAGGGGGAGCCATCGCGGGTACTCTCATCATTGCTAAACTGTGTGATCGATATGGGTTTAAAAGAATGCTCGTGCCCATGTATGCGCTTGGGGCAATCAGTTTGACTTTAATGGGTATGGGAGGCAACTTGTTCTGGATTTACATATTGGTAGTTGTTGCAGGAGCTTGTACGATTGGTTCCCAGAACCTTATACAGGCCTTTGTTTCCCAATACTACCCAGCCGTCATCCGGTCGACGGCACTTGGCGTGGCCTCTGGGATCGGAAGGATTGGCGGGATGCTTGGACCGATACTTGGCGGTTTTTTATTATCCATTTCATTACCCATTCAATTAAATTTCATTGCCTTTGCCATTCCTGGTCTAATTGCCGCCATCGCTTTATCATTTGTTCCAGTGAAACAGGATTACTACAAAAGTGATCTTTCTAAGCCAAGAGCTGGCATGAAAGTCGAAACGAAGAATTGA
- a CDS encoding YnfA family protein, which translates to MLVTIGIFLMAGLAEIGGGYLIWQWLREGKSIYLGLIGGFGLVLYGIIATFQTFPTFGRVYAAYGGVFIVLSVLWGWGIDRKTPDAFDWIGAAICLVGVSVILWAPRH; encoded by the coding sequence ATGTTAGTAACGATCGGGATATTCCTTATGGCTGGCCTTGCTGAAATTGGCGGAGGATATCTTATTTGGCAATGGTTAAGAGAAGGCAAATCCATTTATCTAGGTTTGATTGGAGGCTTCGGGCTGGTGTTATACGGCATCATTGCCACTTTCCAAACGTTTCCTACCTTTGGGCGTGTCTATGCCGCTTATGGCGGGGTTTTCATTGTCTTATCGGTATTATGGGGATGGGGCATCGATAGGAAAACGCCAGATGCATTCGATTGGATTGGGGCTGCCATCTGTTTAGTCGGTGTTTCAGTCATCCTCTGGGCTCCCAGGCACTGA
- a CDS encoding DMT family transporter, translating into MKSRTFAYMLAIIHASIVGLSFLFTKMAIAESNPLDTLAFRFTVSFVIILLLVAMKVIKVNYTWESIKYLIPLSLLFPTLFFAFQTFGLKYSQSTDAGILSAFTPILTMMIAGYFLKEKTSLYQKLSIVLSVMGVIFIFVVKGSTINFSDMLGMILILLSCIATACYTTMTRSLAKDYTPGEMSFFMMGTGFVIFNAAALFSHLKQGSMEEFLSPWSSMEFISSILYLGILASLVTSLLSNAILTKIKASQMSVFANLSTVVTIAAGAIILHEKITIYDITGSILIILGVVGTNYFGGKKEPSLKLNFGYKQERSVK; encoded by the coding sequence ATGAAATCCCGAACATTTGCATACATGCTGGCGATAATACATGCAAGTATAGTCGGCTTATCTTTTTTGTTCACGAAGATGGCCATTGCAGAATCGAATCCGCTGGATACATTGGCATTCCGATTCACCGTCTCATTCGTCATCATTTTATTGCTTGTCGCCATGAAAGTCATTAAGGTGAATTATACGTGGGAATCGATAAAGTACTTGATTCCTCTTTCATTATTATTCCCGACTCTTTTCTTTGCGTTTCAAACTTTTGGGTTAAAATATTCACAATCGACGGATGCTGGAATTTTATCTGCCTTTACCCCGATTCTAACCATGATGATCGCTGGATATTTTTTGAAGGAGAAAACTTCTTTATATCAAAAGCTTTCAATTGTTTTATCAGTAATGGGAGTCATTTTTATTTTTGTGGTGAAAGGGAGTACCATCAATTTTTCCGATATGCTTGGAATGATATTGATTCTGCTATCCTGCATTGCTACCGCTTGTTATACAACGATGACACGTTCACTCGCCAAGGATTATACACCAGGTGAAATGTCCTTTTTCATGATGGGAACGGGTTTCGTCATTTTTAATGCTGCCGCGCTATTTTCCCATCTGAAGCAAGGTTCGATGGAGGAATTCCTCTCACCATGGTCAAGCATGGAATTCATCAGCTCCATTTTGTATTTGGGAATATTGGCTTCCCTGGTTACCTCGTTATTGTCGAATGCGATTTTAACAAAAATCAAAGCGTCGCAAATGAGCGTGTTCGCCAACCTCTCCACAGTTGTCACGATTGCTGCAGGAGCGATCATCTTGCATGAAAAGATCACCATTTATGATATTACGGGGTCGATACTGATCATTTTAGGTGTGGTTGGCACGAATTACTTTGGAGGGAAGAAAGAGCCTTCCTTAAAGTTGAATTTCGGATATAAGCAGGAACGAAGTGTGAAATGA
- a CDS encoding MBL fold metallo-hydrolase, with amino-acid sequence MLKIVKIIVSSFILLFLFLKLYPPLGKRTTKAKVRMFNEKDNFANGKFQNQVPTSQAMSLKHTGSILRDYIRGNPKKRPNTPITINTKGMAADDSNKITWFGHSAFMLELDGKTILVDPMFGKAPTPFPWFGNKRFSGELPVDLDSLPPIDAVILSHDHYDHLDYHSIKNLKGKVGQFIVPLGVGGHLERWGVNEELISEHNWWDEVSFKGLHLVCTPARHFSGRSLTDGNTTLWCSWVINGERQNIFFSGDSGYGTHFKEIGEKYGPFDLTLMECGQYDERWSTIHMMPEETVQAHIDVQGKRMIPIHWAGFTLSFHDWTDPIVRVTKAANELDVQVCTPQLGEPVQIGAKEFPQTEWWK; translated from the coding sequence ATGCTGAAAATTGTAAAAATCATCGTTTCTTCTTTTATTTTATTGTTCCTTTTCCTTAAGCTTTATCCTCCACTAGGGAAAAGGACGACGAAAGCAAAAGTGAGAATGTTCAATGAGAAAGATAATTTCGCCAATGGGAAATTCCAAAATCAGGTCCCCACAAGTCAAGCGATGAGTTTAAAGCATACGGGCTCCATATTACGGGATTACATAAGAGGCAATCCGAAAAAAAGGCCAAACACCCCTATCACGATTAACACAAAAGGGATGGCCGCTGATGATTCCAATAAGATTACCTGGTTTGGCCATTCCGCCTTCATGTTGGAATTGGATGGTAAAACGATCCTGGTGGACCCTATGTTCGGCAAGGCCCCCACTCCCTTTCCTTGGTTCGGCAACAAGCGGTTTAGCGGCGAGCTGCCCGTTGACCTGGATTCGCTGCCACCTATCGATGCCGTTATACTGTCGCATGACCACTATGACCATTTGGATTATCACTCAATAAAGAACTTGAAAGGCAAAGTGGGGCAGTTCATCGTTCCCCTCGGTGTCGGGGGACATCTGGAGCGCTGGGGCGTTAACGAAGAATTAATTTCAGAACATAATTGGTGGGATGAGGTTTCATTCAAGGGTTTGCATTTAGTCTGTACCCCTGCCAGGCATTTTTCCGGACGGAGTTTAACGGATGGCAATACCACGCTTTGGTGTTCCTGGGTGATCAATGGTGAGCGGCAAAACATATTTTTCAGCGGCGATAGTGGCTATGGGACCCACTTTAAAGAAATCGGCGAGAAATACGGGCCATTTGATTTAACCTTGATGGAATGCGGCCAATATGATGAACGCTGGTCCACGATTCATATGATGCCTGAAGAAACGGTTCAAGCACATATCGATGTACAAGGAAAAAGGATGATCCCGATTCATTGGGCTGGATTCACCCTCTCCTTTCATGATTGGACAGATCCGATCGTACGGGTAACCAAAGCCGCCAATGAACTTGACGTTCAGGTCTGTACCCCGCAACTGGGAGAACCAGTACAGATCGGTGCAAAAGAATTCCCGCAAACAGAATGGTGGAAGTAA
- a CDS encoding type II toxin-antitoxin system SpoIISA family toxin — MLIFFRVFVWAVFFALLAYVILSWKYKDKISKKIEAIRKTWYIIFILGALIYWNFYPMSIFNEWKNFLIMAVVFILIDMFVFLSMYISKIGDNELSYATKAVAESDKLLTDNREKVKNMFHLLKKEGIPEYYQTNKEYLAYLSILLQAYAAKEAMSVNILPFKTEQDKQMVMTGHPNLNGSTIRATLEREDTYYNDEEKMALQPVSILMEPYILDVKSESFVSEVDCLLIALLIMMFDMVIKQNPGGEG, encoded by the coding sequence TTGTTAATTTTTTTCAGAGTCTTTGTCTGGGCGGTGTTTTTTGCTTTATTGGCCTATGTTATCTTGTCTTGGAAATATAAAGACAAGATAAGTAAAAAAATCGAAGCGATCCGAAAAACCTGGTATATCATTTTTATACTGGGAGCGCTGATTTATTGGAATTTCTATCCGATGAGTATATTCAACGAGTGGAAAAACTTTTTGATCATGGCAGTTGTGTTCATTCTGATTGATATGTTTGTGTTCTTGAGCATGTATATATCGAAAATTGGCGACAATGAATTGTCCTACGCAACAAAAGCCGTTGCGGAAAGCGACAAGCTTTTAACGGACAATAGGGAAAAGGTCAAAAATATGTTTCACTTGTTAAAGAAAGAAGGAATACCTGAATACTATCAAACGAATAAGGAGTACCTGGCTTATTTGAGCATTCTTCTTCAAGCTTATGCTGCAAAGGAAGCGATGAGCGTGAACATTCTTCCTTTCAAGACGGAACAGGACAAGCAAATGGTGATGACTGGGCATCCTAACTTGAATGGCAGCACCATTCGTGCTACATTGGAAAGAGAAGATACGTATTATAATGATGAAGAAAAAATGGCACTCCAGCCAGTAAGCATTTTGATGGAACCATATATCCTTGACGTTAAATCGGAAAGCTTCGTTTCAGAAGTCGATTGTTTATTGATAGCATTACTGATCATGATGTTCGATATGGTCATAAAACAAAATCCAGGTGGTGAAGGTTAG
- a CDS encoding sensor domain-containing diguanylate cyclase translates to MIQQDINYYKNFDCIAEELLALLSKTIKVNTFYLSILHPTESFAIKSFNRQARLICDGDVLPYNMVFCKLAAENGSEPLVIPNLAEHALTRDHPLTKYIGNGCFMGAPLLYDGKVLGTLCAFDIEPYDFKEYDSILIKSLASLACQTLILEDGIIRDELSGLYNRNFLYHYFDYNKDKRNAEMAILYIDLNHFKIFNDSFGHDVGDLVIKLTAECLQQNVQEDSHICRIGGDEFIVLLHPSQGEDLINRTHSSAEFLSNRLSTMPILINGNDYFITASIGMSFYPHDGMNMETLLKKADRSMYKEKKSRQKADDHFQPGK, encoded by the coding sequence ATGATACAGCAGGATATCAATTACTATAAAAATTTCGACTGCATCGCGGAAGAATTGTTGGCACTTTTGTCAAAGACGATCAAGGTCAACACATTCTACCTCTCGATATTACACCCTACGGAAAGTTTCGCGATCAAATCCTTCAATAGACAGGCAAGGTTAATTTGTGATGGTGACGTTCTTCCTTATAATATGGTATTTTGCAAATTGGCTGCCGAAAATGGCTCCGAGCCTCTTGTCATTCCTAATTTAGCCGAACACGCTTTGACTCGTGACCATCCTTTAACGAAGTACATTGGCAATGGTTGTTTCATGGGCGCCCCGCTTTTATATGACGGCAAGGTGCTTGGGACTTTATGTGCCTTTGATATTGAACCTTACGATTTTAAAGAATATGATTCTATCCTGATTAAGTCCCTCGCCTCTTTAGCATGTCAAACCCTCATCCTTGAAGATGGGATTATCAGGGATGAATTGTCAGGTCTTTATAATAGGAACTTCCTCTATCATTATTTCGATTATAATAAAGATAAACGGAATGCTGAAATGGCGATTCTTTACATCGATCTTAATCATTTTAAAATCTTCAATGACTCCTTTGGCCATGATGTTGGAGATTTGGTCATTAAACTGACGGCTGAGTGCCTTCAGCAAAACGTACAGGAGGACAGTCACATCTGCCGTATTGGTGGTGATGAATTCATTGTATTACTTCATCCATCGCAAGGTGAGGATTTAATCAACAGAACGCACAGCAGTGCCGAGTTTTTATCGAATCGTTTATCGACGATGCCCATCCTCATTAATGGAAATGATTATTTCATTACCGCAAGTATAGGGATGAGCTTTTATCCTCATGATGGGATGAACATGGAGACACTGTTGAAAAAGGCGGATCGTAGCATGTATAAGGAAAAAAAGTCGCGCCAAAAGGCTGACGATCATTTCCAACCGGGAAAATAA